ATGCGAGACCCCTGAAACAATGCCTTCTCCGATCGTCCTTCATCCTTCTTCCAACACCAAAAGAATAAACACTATCATCtctatacttatgtatatatacttacgtgtatatatgtacagggGTTGGAGGTATCTATGGCTACATTCGAGCACACTTAGACGGCATAGGCGTACGTTTGCAGATAAGATAAccaattgaaaatgaaattaatacgaagaaaaaattttcattattcttataataatgaattttaagaGATCTTatactctgtctctctctctctctttttttctctttatcttcttccatCTTTAATATTGCTTTTTGAAaggacaatattttttctcttttttttttatagttattatCTTCAATCGGAAAAGTcatattcgaaattattatttataaattggttatttattatttataaagaaacttTAGTTTAATCCACGTGATATTGATCAttgataattcattaatataaatacattcatttatattaatcacgatgatatattattaataagtacAAATCCTATCAATTTTCTCAATCATGGATAAATCCAATATAATCATTTGTATTAATCATATAacaataagtaataaattattaataagtatcAATCCGAGTTATTCTTTTTGAACGAATGCGAATCCCATCATTGGTTTTTCGTggattgaatttttaacggtATTTCTTATTGCCGGTgaggcctctctctctctttttctctctttttctctccctttctctttttcttttccattatcGTTCGTTCCTCTACTTTTCCCAATTCGGAACGAATTCGGTATGCTCGCATAAATCTTGCAAACCGCATACTCAGCAAACGAATCGGCGTATGCCTTTGGTAGTCGACGCCTATGATTGCATATACATTTGGGGTTACCGGTGACGTCACGACCTTCCCTCATCACCTTCTGAAACGTGACACGGACTCTTAAGTGTATTGGAAAGCGTTCTCATCATTCCTTTGCCGCTCTCGAGGGcctttcttctccttattGTAACAGATTTTCTACTTTGACAGCTACCCTCTGAAGTTTGACTCCAAGCAATctgtttcttctattttttattattattattatcttttttcttttctctctctctctctctctctctttctctctctctctttctttcatctttttatctttctatatcttttatttttcttctcacaTTTATCGATCGTCGCATGAATTTAACCTTTTATCGCATGctcatttatttacttattaatcCTTCaatgaatgatttttttttgggaTGGAAGGGAAATTTTTtaggataaaataatattatattaaagtatACTATACCACTATTAAGTAAATATCGAAAAGTgtaaataatggaaaaaaatacattatcgtaaatttgtttgttccttttttacgaaatttaatgaacaattaattattcatgcAAGTgctatcatttaatattaacacaCGCGTCATTTACGAAGTTCTTTTATGAAAAactttataacaaattaaaatgttataaataaatatattaataaaacattaatgAATATGTTGCACATTAGAGTGGATTAAATTTatgaacgtatatacattGAGGAGAGTGCTAAGCatatcgatgataaataaaaaatctttcggAATAATTCATAGTCTTGAATCGTCATTATTGAAATTTACGAACACTTTTCCAAcattcgctttttttttcctttttgaagCAAACCTTTTTTCTTACGTCATTTgatattcgttaattaataacgCAGTAATCACAAAATCACGAAGATTTAAACAGATACGACAACCGTGTCACGATGACGTTATGCCcattgtaaatttaaaatgaaaatacttttattcGTACGTATGCACACAGGTCAGCCTATCCATTTCGATTTTACTCTCGTTGACTgtgttcttccttcttctgGCTGAAATCATCCCACCCACGTCACTCGTTGTACCGCTTCTTGGTAAATTCGTCCTTTTCACCATGATTCTAGATACTTTCaggtacatataaatatatatttattttttttatatatataatatatgtaagaaTTAATGccattatatctattatttatattaactttaaattaattaaatgttaagtacaaataacatataaatttgtttattataatcgAATGAACAAATCATTCCTATCTAAATTAATCTCTTGGAGATCAGAGTGTATCtaaatgattaaaagaaaggaaaaaaaaaatacaatgaatatttttaattcattattcattCTAAGAACAtgacaattaattataaaaaaaaatctacgatGCACGCTCCGaccttcaaaaaaaaagaattgacaATTGAAATACTACGtactaatattattgttaataaaaaatgatcacAGATTCGtgttaaaatcgatataattgGTCGTGTTATAAAACGCACTCTTACTTTTCCAGCATATGCATCACAGTGGTAGTACTCAACGTTCACTTCCGTTCACCACAAACTCACGTGATGGCACCATGGGTTCGCCGTGTCTTTATCCATGTCTTACCAAGATTACTCGCAATGCGCAGGTATAATACAACTTCGAAGAGAACCGATTACGATTCCAGGCAAGATATATTCCATATTGGAATCATGCCATGATGCATTAAATCGGCATTAGCGTGTTGTAGGTGGTGACCTTAATGTCACCTTTGTCCATAaccatacatgtatacatacatacatatacatatatatatatatatatatatatatatatacctttacCTTATCTTtacctattatatatatcttaaaaatagttgcaatatattttcagaaaaatgtgcatatattataatattgttgtatatatacatatatatatatatatgtatgtgtgtatatatataaaaacatatatttacatttatacgtatataacacACCGTAGAGAGCATGAAAAGATACTCGATGGAACCATACAGCCTTCAGCACATCTTCTTTCCATAAGACCACCGGCATCTCCCACATAGGAACGTGAAATATCAAACGTTGGATACCTTACCTTAGAATGACACTCGGACGCCGTTAAAAAGATGCAAATGCGTTTATATTATCGGCTTGTATATAGAAAGCAATCTCATTGTTAAGGGTAGCTTTATAGTAAGACCCTGGCACCGTAGTCACTTCAAAACTTATCGAATATCAGCATATTCAAACTCGAACAAACGAATTCCCATTAAGATCGAGCGGGCCAAAATGTCTTTTTAAAGGCACACGTATCGTAGTCTCTCATCACGCACAACGTACTACTTATCTCTTTATTGCTAGAAGCATGATGTTCATCGTATTCAAgtatataatgttttatctAAATAGTAGTTGttcaattttataacttttacaTTCATTTTAATGATAAGATTCAATGCATAACTAACtgcttttttaaatatttgatatttatataatattctcaaTTAAATTGCTgcatcatttaataaaattaaagtgattgaaactataataaattaattcttctatttaatattgtatatttcgtttgttatgtgaaaaatatttcataaaatctcGCTCTGTACGTTCCATTATATTGGCactttatcattataattgattattaattattattaaatattagatattcaAATGTGTTAATATTAACaactatataattttcatgcGTATAGCCaatcaatttctcttttatatgtaaaattcaAAACTGGTAAAGTGTCAATTGCCATGTCAATGCTTTTTGGTTTTTTGTAAtacttgttaattaattttctgatttttaaatatatatataggccGCAGTATGAGATAGATAAACGTAGTATAGGCGGACAACATGGACAACGGGTGATGGTCAGAACTTGCAATGGTCTTGAATTGAGAGATCCATCTCTATTCGTTGAAACTTCAGCTTCGGAGTTGGTTGAATCTTCTGTTCTCTTCCCAAGTTTAGACTCGCAAGACGAACTTCATCCTCGGTATgaatataatgatttatatgtGTACTTCATAaaacatcattttttattagaatcaAATTTccgatattacttttttctttcttttttttatgttaataattgCTGTTGataattatctaaaatttataacataatttatGGTGTaacttactttttttaattttacgtaaaatttatatttttcagcACACAGACCGTTCTTTTATTCCtctattttcccttttttcttctcagtGAATTAGAAGCAGTAAATTTAGGAAGTGCGTGTCGTATTCACGGCTCGCCTGCAGCCACTGTAGCACCACCACCTCAGCTCCCAACGGAGGAAAGCGTTGATGCTCTCTGCAACACGCTTCATCACTGGCATCACTGCCCAGAACTGTACAAGGCCATCGAAGGCATTCGTTTTATCGCCGAGCACACAAAAAGGGAAGAGGACTCTACCAGAGTATGATATTCCTTTGGCAATTAGCCGTAATCAAATTCAAATATAGTTTAGCTCTCACAAATTCGGATTAACACGTTATCTTTGAAACATAAGTTTGTTCTAAAAATTCgtaatgatttttaatgaaaattcaaactaacttttaattatttatgtattgtaaatattttattttattttactttatttttattaatttttattagccTCTGAAAATAGGCGTTATTCTAAACTTAGTCGATAATGTTGCTTGCAAACGGCATCTATCAGTATGAAGTTTTGTAATCCTTGAAATAGGcaatatgtttataataaagcTCAAAAGTTTCCTATCAATAAATGACGTTCGCAAATGACATTATCAACGTAATTTGGATGCATATTTTCAAGCGAGACATTTAATATTTGCATAAATGATTACAGAAAATCGATGCATAAATATAACTTACATAGTAACGAGTAAGTAATACGGGGATTGTAATGaggaatattataaattctcaTACatcaaaatattgttttagaaacaaattgttcgtttggaaaatatcttttaatgttaatatttgttaacaaaattattacgaacgtattacgatataaatgaAGACAGTTGACATTACATTTGTTATTCGTAGGTCAAAGAAGATTGGAAATATGTTGCGATGGTGCTCGATAGGCTATTCTTGTGGATTTTTACACTAGCCGTGGTTGTCGGTACGGCGGGCATAATATTACAAGCGCCAACTTTGTACGACGATCGCGTCCCTATCGATGTACGACTCTCCGAGATCGCCTCCACCACTGCCAAGCCACACATCGTTACAAGCCTCTGAGGGCCAATTGCTAATTACCCCGTTACCCTCACGTATACCTACAAACACAAAAGACACACCCATTGTAAACAAAACAATGTGTCAGAAGTAACGACTAAAAGACTGAAGTCTCGGTGAGTCTTCGActtttattaacgattaattctTTTGCTCGTACGTTCGATCGTATATGTTTAcacatacgatatatatgtatgtgcacgTATGTACGCGCGTACATGTACGACGAGCGAAGAgaaatagggaaaaaaaaagtaaaattaaataaaattaaataaaataagaaagcaAAAGTCGCGCGCGTACCAAGCTTTCGACCCGTGACacaacgaagataaaaagagagttCGAAGGTTTGTGAGAAGAGAGCCGTGCGATAAAATTCTCAGAGcttagaaaaatgaaagactttctcttcttaatttcttcttttttttttttgtttaattttatatgaaaattattagtttTACATCAAAACGACTCGAATAACTtaggaatatatttatacgtagaGCCAACATCGCCCTccattatattgtaatatctcCTTTCTATGGTGTTATCTCTGAGAATTGTGTCATGGGTACAGcgacatgtatgtgtgtgtgtgtgtttgtgtaacGGAGGAGAACATTTAGCAACAAAACAAGTATTTATTCGCCGCACCGTTCGACGCAAGCACAGCCTCTCTTTTCGGGGACCGTAATATGTTGCGTATAGAAAGTCACAATGACATTTAATGaaggtaataaataaattaaaaaaatatatataaaaaatatatatgtattatatatataattaggaTCAAGCGATTGAAACACATACATACCGTAGAGATAAtacaaatgagaaaaagagagaaagagaaagagaaagagagagaaaagagatcttCAAAGTTCAAGTAAGTTCAATTTTATGCCAGATGCatttgaaagaaacgaaatcgtcgtaattactttttttttcattttatcgaatGTTTCGCCATTGAAAAAAGTCAATTTACAAAGGGTTGACGGAGTTAATTGTGCCGAAGGATCAACAAGGATTCAAGACTGAAAGTTCAGGAACGATAGATTTTCGTTCAATTCTCCTCGCTTTCCTCGTGATCATTGTTACTCGATGCGGACAACATCCGTCAccctaattttcttttaacgtcgATAATTATCGTTTACAAGCAGGATTGGGTACATATTTTAAATCAgtcaattttatcgaataaagttTTCGGTTCTACAGATATTTTGTAATagttatacaaaaaataataataaaatatacgaatgtCCGAACGACTTATGCAAgtgaattgaaagaaaaactcgattttaaacgataaattcaTCGGAATATATGAAAggtgattaaaaaatttcgagtGACATACCGGTTATTAGAAGAGTATTctaattgagaaaaaaaaaggaagaacagaGGGAAtaagcaaagaagaaagaaaatgaaatgtttaaaatacGTGCTCATCCTGTTTAACCCTCCCACactccgaaaaaaaaaacatgtggaaattcttataattataatactatattaccGAGACTTTCTCGTCTTGTTGTACAGAAAaggaaattgtaaaaaaatgggaccgaaatatattttacatttatagcTTTGGTCATTGTCGTGGAGATCACCGCAGTGCACCACAATGCCtttcaacgataaaaaaaatatttatgctGAGACTATAAATTTTTGCTTGTAGATTTAAACAAGAATCACACGATCTAGGACTGTCAATATTCAAATTTTCGTGTTCGATTCGCGATAACGCGAATATACTGAAGTGTCTAatctttatttgtaatataacaaacacatacacatatgcacatgcacacatacagAAAATACACATTATTGCACACaaacataaacatataaatgaagatatatacatatacatatatgtatatcttatttataaaacaattcaACGTTACTTTACGAATATGGGaatgtaattttaaagaacttgatatattcgaaattatGGTGCCTGACAGACAAGTACGATTGAGTTTTaagaatacttttatatattctgaGAAGGGAAGTTACGTGatacgttattaaaaattcgcTGATCGCCCAAGTTGAACGACGTGA
Above is a window of Vespula vulgaris chromosome 4, iyVesVulg1.1, whole genome shotgun sequence DNA encoding:
- the LOC127063178 gene encoding acetylcholine receptor subunit alpha-like isoform X4, coding for MTTNLWVEQSWYDYKLKWDPKEYGGVEMLHVPSDHIWRPDIVLYNNADGNFEVTLATKATLNYTGRVEWKPPAIYKSSCEIDVEYFPFDEQTCVMKFGSWTYDGFQVDLRHIDEIHGSNVVNLGVDLSEFYTSVEWDILEVPAVRNEKFYTCCNEPYLDITFNITMRRKTLFYTVNLIIPCMGISFLTVLVFYLPSDSGEKVSLSISILLSLTVFFLLLAEIIPPTSLVVPLLGKFVLFTMILDTFSICITVVVLNVHFRSPQTHVMAPWVRRVFIHVLPRLLAMRRYNTTSKRTDYDSRPQYEIDKRSIGGQHGQRVMVRTCNGLELRDPSLFVETSASELVESSVLFPSLDSQDELHPRELEAVNLGSACRIHGSPAATVAPPPQLPTEESVDALCNTLHHWHHCPELYKAIEGIRFIAEHTKREEDSTRVKEDWKYVAMVLDRLFLWIFTLAVVVGTAGIILQAPTLYDDRVPIDVRLSEIASTTAKPHIVTSL
- the LOC127063178 gene encoding acetylcholine receptor subunit alpha-like isoform X1, encoding MMKSLVGIMWIVLVLISGCSGNPDAKRLYDDLLSNYNKLVRPVVNVTDALTVKIKLKLSQLIDVNLKNQIMTTNLWVEQSWYDYKLKWDPKEYGGVEMLHVPSDHIWRPDIVLYNNADGNFEVTLATKATLNYTGRVEWKPPAIYKSSCEIDVEYFPFDEQTCVMKFGSWTYDGFQVDLRHIDEIHGSNVVNLGVDLSEFYTSVEWDILEVPAVRNEKFYTCCNEPYLDITFNITMRRKTLFYTVNLIIPCMGISFLTVLVFYLPSDSGEKVSLSISILLSLTVFFLLLAEIIPPTSLVVPLLGKFVLFTMILDTFSICITVVVLNVHFRSPQTHVMAPWVRRVFIHVLPRLLAMRRYNTTSKRTDYDSRPQYEIDKRSIGGQHGQRVMVRTCNGLELRDPSLFVETSASELVESSVLFPSLDSQDELHPRELEAVNLGSACRIHGSPAATVAPPPQLPTEESVDALCNTLHHWHHCPELYKAIEGIRFIAEHTKREEDSTRVKEDWKYVAMVLDRLFLWIFTLAVVVGTAGIILQAPTLYDDRVPIDVRLSEIASTTAKPHIVTSL
- the LOC127063178 gene encoding acetylcholine receptor subunit alpha-like isoform X2 — protein: MMKSLVGIMWIVLVLISGCSGNPDAKRLYDDLLSNYNKLVRPVVNVTDALTVKIKLKLSQLIDVNLKNQIMTTNLWVEQSWYDYKLKWDPKEYGGVEMLHVPSDHIWRPDIVLYNNADGNFEVTLATKATLNYTGRVEWKPPAIYKSSCEIDVEYFPFDEQTCVMKFGSWTYDGFQVDLRHIDEIHGSNVVNLGVDLSEFYTSVEWDILEVPAVRNEKFYTCCNEPYLDITFNITMRRKTLFYTVNLIIPCMGISFLTVLVFYLPSDSGEKVSLSISILLSLTVFFLLLAEIIPPTSLVVPLLGKFVLFTMILDTFSICITVVVLNVHFRSPQTHVMAPWVRRVFIHVLPRLLAMRRPQYEIDKRSIGGQHGQRVMVRTCNGLELRDPSLFVETSASELVESSVLFPSLDSQDELHPRELEAVNLGSACRIHGSPAATVAPPPQLPTEESVDALCNTLHHWHHCPELYKAIEGIRFIAEHTKREEDSTRVKEDWKYVAMVLDRLFLWIFTLAVVVGTAGIILQAPTLYDDRVPIDVRLSEIASTTAKPHIVTSL
- the LOC127063178 gene encoding acetylcholine receptor subunit alpha-like isoform X3; amino-acid sequence: MMMSSSNSRKNLKNQIMTTNLWVEQSWYDYKLKWDPKEYGGVEMLHVPSDHIWRPDIVLYNNADGNFEVTLATKATLNYTGRVEWKPPAIYKSSCEIDVEYFPFDEQTCVMKFGSWTYDGFQVDLRHIDEIHGSNVVNLGVDLSEFYTSVEWDILEVPAVRNEKFYTCCNEPYLDITFNITMRRKTLFYTVNLIIPCMGISFLTVLVFYLPSDSGEKVSLSISILLSLTVFFLLLAEIIPPTSLVVPLLGKFVLFTMILDTFSICITVVVLNVHFRSPQTHVMAPWVRRVFIHVLPRLLAMRRYNTTSKRTDYDSRPQYEIDKRSIGGQHGQRVMVRTCNGLELRDPSLFVETSASELVESSVLFPSLDSQDELHPRELEAVNLGSACRIHGSPAATVAPPPQLPTEESVDALCNTLHHWHHCPELYKAIEGIRFIAEHTKREEDSTRVKEDWKYVAMVLDRLFLWIFTLAVVVGTAGIILQAPTLYDDRVPIDVRLSEIASTTAKPHIVTSL